The genomic region TGCTTCGTGTGTTGCAGAGAGTATGCAAGACTGGGGGGCGGAGAGTTGATTTGCATTACTTGGTTTCTGCTTATAGTTTTAATCACATGATGAGAGCTGTTGCTGGGAAACGGTGTGTTGGAGAGGAGGATGTTGCGAGTGAAGTGGGGAAGGAAGCTGTGAAACGAATTCGGGGGACCTTTTTCACCAGTCTTTCATTAGGGATCTGTGATTTCTTTCCGGTTTTGAGGTGGATTGGGTACAAAGGGGTGGAGAAGAATTTGAAGTTGTTGCACAAGAAGAGGGACGAGTTCTTGCAGAGTTTGATTGATGAGTCTCGAGGGAGAAACGATGTTTCCAGGGAGAAAAAGGAACGCGTTTTGATTGAAACTCTGCTGTCTCTTCAAGCATCAGAACCTGAATTCTACACCGACGATGTGATCAAAAGTATTGTGCTGGTAATTTCAGATTATCTGCTGTGTTACTCCtcgtcttttatttttattcttattttgttcCACAATTGTCACAatctatttatacaatttcCCAGCACAAGATTCAAATACTTTGATGGGATTGTCTTAGAATTCATTATAACAGAAAACTGAACACTGGTGTCTAGATACTGTTTATAGCTGGAACAGAGACCTCGGCTGTGACGATCGAATGGGCCATGTCGCTCTTGCTAACACATCCAGAGGAACTGCACAAACTAAAACAAGAGATTGACAACCACATAGGACATGATCATCTGATAAACGATGCTGACCTCGCCAAGCTACCTTATCTTCGTTGTATTATTAATGAGACTCTACGTCTGTACCCACCTGTGCCACTCCTTCTACCTCACTATTCGTCGGAAAAATGCACGGTGGGGGGATATGATGTTCCAAAAGGCACAATCCTGATGGTGAACGCATGGGCGATGCACCGGGACCCTAACATTTGGGAGGAACCTGACAAGTTCAATCCAAGGAGATTCCAGGCTATGGAAATGGAACGAGAAGCCTGGAAATTTGTACCATTTGGAATGGGGAGACGGGCGTGCCCTGGAGCTGCAATGGGACTGCGAACGATATCATTGGCGTTGGGTGCTTTTGTTCAGTGTTTTGAATGGGAAAAGCTGTTGGAACATGAGGACATGGATGCTAATTATAATTCCAGGATTATGTTGCAGAAGGGCAAGCCCCTGGAGGCTGTTTGTGTTCCCAGAGATCCAGCTGCTGATCTTTTGTCACGAATTTGATGCATTGTAAGATTTAGCTTTGTCTGTGTTGCTATTGCTAAGGTTTCATGATGTAAGTTGCAGTTCCTATGGAAGATGTAATGCTGTTTCAGTTTCAGATGTTAACTAGTAGAGGCTAGAGACAATACACGTATATCAATATCTTTGTTTCAATGTAAGAAACAGAACTTCAATCCAGTTTGAAATCAGAATCTAATAAAATACCCAGATTAAACTATGATTTGGCGCAAAACATTATGCAAGATCTAATCCAATATAAGTCTTTTCTACATCTTTTCAAAAGTCAATTTCTACTTTTAcactatttcaaattttggaagTTTGTTTGTTCGGTCCAATCCTattgaaaatagaagaaatttaCAGTTTAGTCTATTGAAAACACATTCTCAATCGCCATTCTTAcctcattattttttagtaaaattgaaCATGTCATGTTGATTTTTtaggaaataaaaattaatttcaatccAATCATTTTCATCCCATTAGAAATACCGAAAACTAGAAATAAAACCATAGGGCCATATAAGTATTCAAAATACAATATCTATTAAATTCAACCCACCTCCTCTAATTACAGCTTACCAAAATACAATCAAATTAACGTTTCTTTCATCACAAAGATATGCTAAgattttgacattttcaaaGAAGTAATTGACTACAACTAATTTAGTTGGGATTAACTAATacgagaaaataaaatccaacGAAACTGTTCAAGCTCCAAGGTCTCCATCCCTCAACGGTGGACCTATCCAATTTAAGGCCCAAATCCACAACAGCACATCTCCCAGTCCTTAAACCGGGCCCCGGGCCCCGGGCCCCTAAACCTACTGTCCATTTTCAGACATACTCCGTATAAAGTTGTATGTATGTATTCATTCTTGTCTTCTTTCTAAATTATACAATACTGCTCCACCCTTTAGCCATTTACATATATCTTTACTCAAGAAAGACAACATTGAATCCCCAAATCGAAATCCCCCAAGCCCAAGATCTTCCACCGCGATGGCCGAAGCCCAACAAGCTCAGTCCGAGACCGCAGCCACCGTCGCCGCCGAGAAATACTCCAGCGTTTCCTTCAGCATTTGGCCACCAACTGAGCGCACGCGGGAGGCCGTCAGGAACCGCCTGATTGAGACCCTCTCGTCCCCTTCCATTCTGTCCAAGAGGTACGGCACCGTTTCCAGGGAGGAAGCCGTCGAAGCTGCCAAACTCATCGAGGAGGAGGCCTTCGAGGTGGCGGGAAAGGCCGCGACCACCGACGACGACGGGATCGAGATTTTGCAGGTTTATTCCAAGGAAATTAGCAAGCGAATGCTGGAGAAAGTGAAGGCTAGATCTGGCGACTCCCCGGCTGCTCCGGAGGCGACCCCAGCGAGTGAAGCGCCTAGTAAggcggaggaggaggatgCGGGGTCGACGGCGCCGCCCCAGAGCGAGAAAACCGAGTCTGTCGCCGGTGATGAATGAGtaactgaaaaaatatttactctttttcccctttttaaattttgtaatctGGTTAGTGGAATCTCCTTGGGATGTTTTCATTATGTCGAGATTTCCTTGGTAAATTCTGCTATATGCGGATCGCCttatgctaaatataattttaattagatcccttgaaaacaaaaactatGCTTCTGTTAAAAGCTTGAGTCTACATATTTGCTTGCTAATTAAATTTCGGATTGTTCTTTGTTGTATCAGTGAATTTTATCTCTTCGGCTTGGCTGATTTCTGAAGTTGATTGACAGTTTGCTCAATTAATCAGTACATCCTTAGAATGGACATGCACTGTCGGATGCAAAAGTTATTGCTTTGCATTGGATAGTTCTTAGGAGGTTGGGCTATATTGATCCAGACAATCACAAACCGTCTCTGG from Sesamum indicum cultivar Zhongzhi No. 13 linkage group LG3, S_indicum_v1.0, whole genome shotgun sequence harbors:
- the LOC105159131 gene encoding MFP1 attachment factor 1, whose translation is MAEAQQAQSETAATVAAEKYSSVSFSIWPPTERTREAVRNRLIETLSSPSILSKRYGTVSREEAVEAAKLIEEEAFEVAGKAATTDDDGIEILQVYSKEISKRMLEKVKARSGDSPAAPEATPASEAPSKAEEEDAGSTAPPQSEKTESVAGDE
- the LOC105159130 gene encoding cytochrome P450 81E8-like, which produces MENLSNYALLIIPFLFLVILKQYLSHQPQNSPPSPRALPLIGHLHLIKSSLYLSLTSLSSQYGPILSLQLGYKSVVVVSSPPAIEECFTKNDIVFANRPKSVAGDRLTYNYAAFAWSPYGHFWRTLRRLSVVELFSSHSLHNSAKIREQEIYVLLRVLQRVCKTGGRRVDLHYLVSAYSFNHMMRAVAGKRCVGEEDVASEVGKEAVKRIRGTFFTSLSLGICDFFPVLRWIGYKGVEKNLKLLHKKRDEFLQSLIDESRGRNDVSREKKERVLIETLLSLQASEPEFYTDDVIKSIVLILFIAGTETSAVTIEWAMSLLLTHPEELHKLKQEIDNHIGHDHLINDADLAKLPYLRCIINETLRLYPPVPLLLPHYSSEKCTVGGYDVPKGTILMVNAWAMHRDPNIWEEPDKFNPRRFQAMEMEREAWKFVPFGMGRRACPGAAMGLRTISLALGAFVQCFEWEKLLEHEDMDANYNSRIMLQKGKPLEAVCVPRDPAADLLSRI